CTCATCCATACAAGCTGACCAAATATTTAGCTACACTGACTTTTCTTAAATTTAAGAGACTGGGACTTCACCAAAACCGCTTTTCCACTTTCCAGTCAGGTTtacttaaatattcattttacaaaacaatatattttgattatagtttttttttatattgtgaatcagtgtttatttttatatcttcagggttaattttcacacaaaataaagtattttgaaTAATGATATAGGGACCAAACGGTTTCAGgttccattgactttcattttaattttttaatgggAACTGAAATGCTTtaagttaccaacattcttccaaatcttctttttatgttccacagaagaaactcGTACATTGATGAAAACCTCTCCCAATCACAAGCCAATGTTCAGTTGGGTGCTGTTTTTAatcatcattttatttaatatttttaatcattctaatcaaataaatgcgaTTGTTAAAGTAAAGCTACTAAATGACCAATGCCTCACAAGATTATTTATAATGGACAGAGCGTTTATTTACACAGATTCTGAACtagatataatttatttctggtaCATATTTCCCTTTTCGCTGATTTATGACATCATGAAAGCATTACAGAAGTTTTCacaagcacacgcacacacacaaaacagcagtaaaataccacttaatgcatttgtttaatgCTTACAAGCAGGTTTCAACACTGGAGGAACTCTTGGTTGTGCACTGTATATTAATATGTTAGATTTCACTTCTTGAAGGCACTGCcctaacctataaaggaaacgtaacagaaaaggggagaaaaaaaagcatgcacacagtaccaaacataaacaaaagcaCCGGTTCAACATATTAAGAGCCAGTCTAGATGAGTAAGTGTTTGAACATTTACAGACTGTGAAGATAACCGTATATTAAAAAACAGGTTTTAAAGAGTAtcgctttttttttattactagttACTTCAAGGAGCGGTCACATTTACCGCTCTTCAGCGAATTTTCGCGGGCGAAATCCAAATCCACGTGATCGGGAGTTCCGCGTGAGGTCGAACAATTTCCCGCAaacattttccaacaggattcgAGGATTTGAGCAAAAGAAAGAAGCGAAAACTTGGGTTGAAACCGATTTCTGTGTGAGCTTCGTGAATCGTTACACTATTGTTaaggaatcattttttttttgcccgtAAAATTCGGCTCATAACGTGATGGCACCGGAAGAGGACAGCAGCACGCGCTTCAAGAACCAATTCAACAGGAACACAACATGGAGAAACAggtaaataatttgtaaatcgACGATCTGACCTGACTCTTGATTGTCTTCTCAAATGTAAAACACTACTAAATTATAGAACAAGAGTAAAATACATGTTGTTTTAGGTTAAAGTTTAGTAAACCATATGTACGTTACATACAAGCAAGTCTTTGCTATACAGATCTCCTATACagacttaaatatttaaaaggcCATTTAGATTAATTCATTTTGTCTTCAGTCACTGTTTGTTCTCCGTCTGCCCAGTTTCTAGGCTTTAACTCTCTTTATCTCAACCTTGGACTTCCAGCAATGGGCACGGTTCTCTGAGAACCATAAATAGCATTCGTTTCATCTCAAAGAGGAGGAACACAAACTGAcaattgttaaaatgttttattcaagtaAAGAGAGTCCTcctcaaacaaaaaaataaataaaagagaatgTGGCGAAAGAAGTATCCATCTAAAAGAGGAATTTCACCAGGAAGAAGAGATTTTGAGGCTCCCTGACTTCCACATAGTATCTATCATCTGTGGTAATCGTGGAGGTCTGGGAAGAGCTCTGGGAAGTTTAACCTGTGCAGTGATCATTCACCAGTAAGCAACCTGATTCCTCCTTTTTGCGATAAATACAGAAGCAAAAGAGCTATTTGATGATACCATATGAACATAAATGCACATAGTGCCTGCACTTGAGCAAAGCACAACATAgggacagaaatattttgtatattaaaaaaacaataaactgcATATCTAATAAACAGGCTTTTAAATAGAGGCGATGGTGAAAGTGAATGTTACAGTCGATGACCGTTCAAGATCTGATTGGGTGTTGTCAATACCGCCGTCTTGAAGAAATGATGCTCTTTCAGTTTCAAGTGCTCAGGCAGGTCCAGCTTCATCTTGGCTTCCTCAATGTCACTATGAATCGCTGCTATCAACTCATCTGGGAGGAAGACATGACTGTGAGTTAAAGTCACCGAATGAGTGTGTTTGGGTGAGTGAACAGGGCATCACTGAGATCATGTGATGTGGGAGTGAGTTCAAGAGAGCAGCTCAGAGTCTTACCGAGTGATTCGAATCCTCTCTCAGGACGAATGTAGCCGACCATGGCCACACTCAATGTTTGACCATAGAAATCTTCCTTAAACTTGTGGATCACATGTGTTTCCTGTTACACAGAgagataaatacattatatatgacATAAGAGATGCACTATCAATCTATACTGCttttaaaaaataccatttaatGAATGCAAAGATATCAACAGAGGTCCATAGCTTGTAGATATCTGGACACTAGAAAGGATGACATGGCCATACCATGGACTTCTTCGTGTTTTTGTAGTAAGGGTTCCAGCCGATGCTCATCACCATCTTGTGAATGTCTCCGTTATCCACGCGTGCCCATCCGTAGTAGATTCCAGTGCTGATGTCAGCGGGGAGGTTGTCCACAACCGACTCTGGGAAGTTTGCTGGGATGGGAATGGAAAGAAAACATGAGCTCTAGTAAGACTAAATACTGGCTTCATGTTATTTTCTTTAATCAGTGTTTATGTCTGTGTTTACATTTGAGACATGACAAACTTGACAAGTAAGGGATCATTACAGCCATTTATTATCGGAGAATACTTTGCtacatgacaaataaaaatacatgcacaTGAAGTCatgatttttaatgcattttccaAAATTATGAGGGCATTTACACAATGCTGTTTTTCAACTACAAACAGAAAactttatgcattttgaaaaccGGTTTTAAAATGCCAGTTTTTGAAAATGATACTGTTACTGTCTCTatgtaatattttcaaaaatgagattctctaaaaatgaaaatggttcATGAATGCCAGAGTCAGCAGACTGATTCTGGCATCACTACTGCCAATATAAAACATGATATGAGAGACACCAAGGTAGTGTTGCCATGGGCTGTAGTGAATTATTCAATTTGGTGATACTGGTAATAGAGTACAGCAGTCAGGTTCcagaagtaaaaatcccattcaaaTTCTCAATAGGTGAACTGAGTCAATTTCCCAGTGCTCTTAAACTACTTAATTCACTTATACTGTAAAAAACCTACAATATATTGTTTATCGATTTTAATTGGGTAGTCATTCACAATGCTTCGTGGGATTGTAGTTCTGTAGTACAACGTTTTGTACCTTGGTCATTTTGTCACGATTTTTTGGTTCAAACCAAAGATTGTAAAGTTGTGATTTACCTCGTAGCTGGTTAGTTTGGTTCATTACTTCTAACTCCAAGACTTCTATAAAATCCCTATGGGAAAAATTAATAGAGAGCCAGGGCTCCTGAAAAGATGGGCGGGCACTGTTGCGCTCGCTGTCGGGTCTGGCCAATCACAATCAAACATTTCACAGACGCGAGTTGTAAGACCTATAACCTGTAAGTgaagttatataataatatgacCAGAGCTTTTACTGAACGGTAACATTCATTACAAGAGTAAAATACTTATATATTGAGTGTAAAGAAAATCAAAAAGCAGCATAAGGAACAATAAATATTGGACATCTTTGGATCAGCTATTCCTTTACAAGCGACGCGACAAAATACAGTAGAACCACAGATCTATATATGACAAGTGAGTAGAACCCATTATACTCGGTGACGCAATCTACACGGATGCCTCGTTCTTTTTATGACGTAAAGTTACTGACACGCAGTTCAAATGCTCTTTAACGGTCGCTCCGGTGTAGACACGGACGGTGTGAGTCTCACCTGTTGGGATGCCCAGCTCTTTGCTTCCCCGTCCGAATCCGCGGACGACCTGTCCCCGACAGAAATACGGCAAACTCCTCATGTCGACGGGTTCACAGTGATCCGGAGATCCAGAGCTGGGTCGGTCAGAGAGCCTGCTGATTCTAGACTCTTCTCTCTTTAACTAATGAGCCCTCTTACACGgggaataaccgttttataacGAAGAGCCTTGCAGTCTCGGTCCCAGCCGTTGTGAATCTTTAGATGAAATGAAGGAGTGTTATCCTCCGGGTTACAGCTGATCGGTGAGTTGATTTCTACCGTGATATATGACCGGTTGGTCAACTGAAAGTGTCGTACTCATCATCATACAGCAGTTTTTTCACCAACGACCTTCGCTGACGTATTTCCTTCAgcatacattcaaaataaaagacctactttttttttcttcaactttATCAAATGGAACTGAATGTAATTTACCGAAATCACTAGTATTTTGTGTACAAAGAAAAAATTAAGCTCGTACGAAATAAGTGActagacaaaaataataattagtagatATTTTTGTccgataataataaaat
This genomic window from Carassius auratus strain Wakin unplaced genomic scaffold, ASM336829v1 scaf_tig00005214, whole genome shotgun sequence contains:
- the LOC113070712 gene encoding riboflavin kinase-like encodes the protein MRSLPYFCRGQVVRGFGRGSKELGIPTANFPESVVDNLPADISTGIYYGWARVDNGDIHKMVMSIGWNPYYKNTKKSMETHVIHKFKEDFYGQTLSVAMVGYIRPERGFESLDELIAAIHSDIEEAKMKLDLPEHLKLKEHHFFKTAVLTTPNQILNGHRL